A genomic stretch from Erigeron canadensis isolate Cc75 chromosome 9, C_canadensis_v1, whole genome shotgun sequence includes:
- the LOC122581896 gene encoding TVP38/TMEM64 family membrane protein slr0305-like: MKFTWSSALRTFIFLLLVAAFVFACFSLPVDKILKNFLVWVKEDLGPWGPIVLAIAYIPLTVFVVPASVLTLGGGYLFGLPVGFVADSIGATLGATAAFLVGKTIGRSYVISKLKKYPKFQAIAIAIQRSGFKIVLLLRFVPLLPFNVLNYLLSVTPVPLWEYMLATWLGMMPITFVFVYIGTTLKDLSDVTHGWHEISKTRLMVMAFGLILSVILIAYIIRVAKASLEKALAENGEIDGLDLESPGLPVSIDSALSLHRPLIARVDNTADDLV; this comes from the exons ATGAAGTTTACATGGTCTTCTGCTCTTCGGACGTTTATATTCCTTTTACTTGTTGCTGCTTTTGTCTTTGCTTGTTTTTCTCTGCCTGTTGATAAG ATTCTGAAGAACTTTTTGGTGTGGGTTAAGGAGGATTTGGGTCCTTGGGGTCCAATTGTTCT TGCCATTGCATATATCCCTCTTACGGTGTTTGTGGTTCCTGCTTCTGTGCTTACG CTTGGAGGAGGTTATCTATTTGGACTGCCAGTAGGATTTGTTGCTGATTCAATCGGAGCGACCCTTGGTGCAACGGCTGCTTTCCTTGTTGGCAAAACC ATAGGAAGGTCTTATGTCATTTCTAAGCTAAAGAAATATCCCAAGTTCCAGGCCATTGCTATTGCAATACAGAGATCTGGGTTCAAG ATTGTTTTGCTGCTCCGCTTTGTTCCCTTGCTTCCGTTTAATGTCCTGAATTACCTGTTGTCTGTTACTCCTGTTCCCTTGTGGGAGTATATGTTGGCCACTTGGCTGGGGATGATG CCAATTACATTTGTATTTGTGTATATTGGGACAACTCTGAAGGACCTATCTGATGTTACACATGGATGGCACGAGATATCAAAAACTCGGTTG ATGGTTATGGCTTTTGGGCTTATTTTATCAG TGATCCTGATCGCTTACATCATTAGAGTTGCAAAAGCTTCTCTGGAAAAAGCATTGGCTGAGAATGGTGAGATAGATGGCCTCGACTTGGAGTCACCCGGGCTGCCTGTTTCTATAGATTCAGCACTCAGTCTCCATAGACCTCTGATAGCTAGAG